ATCACCCGTTTCTTCCATTAAATTTGTTGCATAGGTATGTCTTAATTTATGTGGTGACATAGCTTTATTGGTTTTATAGGCTTTTGTATATTTCTTTACAATGGTCTCAATTGAACGATTGGAAAGGGGAGTAGGGACGTTATTGGTTTTTGTTACAAATACATACTCATTATCTTCATTGGAAGCATTATACCTCTGAGGCCGTACCTCTAAATACTTCTTCACATCAAGCATGGACTCTGGAATTACCGAGATAGTATCTTTTTTTCCACCTTTTCTAATGACAGTAATACGATTTTTTTCAAAATCCAAATCCTTTAATCTTAAGTTAGCCAGCTCATTTACTCGAATCCCACTTCCCAAGAATAGGGACAAGATCGCAACATCTCTTTCACGATCTCTTTTAAAGTAGATCCTTTTTCGAGAGTTCTTTGGCAGCTCGTTTTCATATTCATTTTGGACCCAATATAAGAAATAAGTATCTTCGTTGTTTTGGAAGATTTGTGTTGAAATTTTGGATGCACGAGCTCCTAATGTTTCCTTTACTTTGTTTACTTCTATTTTTAACATGACATTCCGGTAAAAGTAAGGCTCACCATTTTCATTTTCAGTCTGAGTCGTCAGATATTTAAAGAGGGAGCGGAGAGCGGATATTTTCCTGTTTACTGATACTTTCTCAGGTTTCTTTGTCTCATCTTTCGTTACTTTTATCTCGCGTCTTTGAAGGTACTTTACAAATTTCTTTGCTTGTTCTAATTTTAAGTTTTCCAGTACAGAGTAAGGGATATCTTTTATCTCCTGGCAATTAGCAATTTTTTGATCGATGAGCCATTCAAAAAAAATTTTAAAATCGTGTACATAGTTAAGAAGGGTGGAGGGAGAGCGGCTATCAAGCTTATCATCCACATATTCTGCAACATAGTGAGGCATGTCTTTGACCATTTCCATTAATTTTTTTTCGTGGATCTTATGTTGTCTTGATTCGGCCATTTTTTTCACTCCTAATACTTTTGTCGAAATTTGTCGATTTTGCGTAAAAATCAATTTTTACGCAAAGTTTACCATAATAATATTATTGTTAACTTGTTTTGGTCAGTTAAAAGGGTAGCGTTTCAACTGTGTCAAAATCGGAATTTTCCAGTTTGTTTATGGACTCTAGTAAGGGTTTAACATCATTGAAAGTATGTACCTTTTCAATAACTAAATCTTTGTTTTTCCTAAAGTTAATAAGACAAAGATTAAAACCATCGCTACGAGTGCTGTTATATACAATTCCGTTGAACTTGTTAGCCATTACACATTGAGCGATGAAATTTGGAAAAATATATTCATATCTTAGTAGCAATCCCTTATTAAAGGAGGGGATCGAACTGAAAATCTCAATATCTAAATCTCTTACATCCCAAACTTTTAGATCTTCTAATAATAAAAATTCTGCAATATCTATAGATTCATTATCTCCTAGTGGAACTTCTTTAATGACTACATTCATATTACTTGCAAGATAAAGTGATGATATTCCGGGAGGATTATACCTACCTTGTACAGGAAAGCCCTGGGGTGGATTCCATAGTTCATCAGAAATAAATGGAGCTATACGCTCTATGTTATTTCTTTTCCTACCGCGCAAATATCGCTCTCCGGATTTTAATGTTGTAATGCCAGGTAACTTCTTTTCTTTAATCTTGTTAAAAATCTTTTTTCCAACTGGGTGATTTAAACCTAACATTGGGTTTTGTAGTAGATAATTTATAAATTCTTCACCTTTGCTTTCGGTAATTTCAAAAGTAGTAACTACTAATTCTATGGTATCTTGATACCATGCATCTACTTCATCTGTAGTCACGTATGGCTGATCACTCTCTAAGGGAGTATGGCAATTAGAACAATAAATATTAGAATATACTTCTGATTTAATGTCCTCTGGTATATCATACCCTTCAACTAACTCATAAACAGTTTTTAAATCGAACGGATCACCATGTTTTTGGGTAAATATAATGATATCATCGTTGCACCATTGACATTCTCCAATTTCTGATTCACATAATTCCGTGGCAATTAGTTTTCCGATAGAAGTAGTAAATGCATCTATGTCTTTTATTACATAAGTTCCTAGATTTATTTTGATACCACAATTATCACAGTATTCTAAAGAATCATATTCATAACCCCGAACAGTTTCTGGTATAGTATATATTTCCCATTGTTCTAGAAGGTCGAAAACATCTCTGTATTCATTGCAATTAGAACAATACATTTCCATTCAATACCCCCACTATTAAATAACTCAATTGATTTTGGTATCCCGCGTCAAAGTTTTTTTAGTTCTTTTATTGTTAGGATGTCTCTCAGGAGGGGCAATTTTTTTTATTTTTCCTTAACCTGATAAAGAATGTGCTTCAGCTGCTACCATTTATTTTAGTGGATAGCATACCCATAAATCTTTGACTTTTCCTTTAATTAAGGCAGTTTGAATGGCTGCAGTTGGCGTATTTGCACAAAAACAGCTTTGTTAATCTTCGTCGTTATCTTTATTTTCAAATATTGTTAATTCATATCTCCAATGAACTTAAAAAAATCATTAATCAAAAAAATTAATAATCTGATCCATATTTACCTCCGGTTTACAATTGAGGGATTGATTAATTCTTTTATATTTATGGTTATTTTTCATTTGGTTTTTCTTTACTTTCTTTTTCAATTTTTTCATTTCTAAGGCCAATTGTAGAAAGAGCAATACCTAATGAGACAAATGTTAAATAATCAGTATTTAAGTCGTCCAAATAGGATACAAAGGATGGGTGTTTAATCATAAGAATTGCAATAATAGATATGGAACCGAGGATAAATATAAGCGTTTTAATCGTTTCTTTAGATTGCTTTTTAAAATCGGTTGTATCAATCAAATCTGAAAAGGTAAATAAAATTGCTGCTATTGCTACTGAAAGAATAAAAGGTTTGTGTATGTAGTGATGATCCCATAATTGTAATGCATAAGTAACTACGGTGAACAATAAAAGAAGGAATCCGAATATAACAAACTTATTCCCATTTTTTAAAAGGGAATTGAACATATCAATACCAAAGAATAGTAAGGTAGTAACTACAATAATTGACAAATAGAAGGATGCTTCTGGGTGTGATGTTTTGAATGCGATAAAACTAATTAAACAGCCTGCTAAAATAAAGATTACTAAACGCAAAATAATTTTTTTCATTCTTTACTCCTTTTATATTTTTATTTTTTTAACACTTTTCGTTTTCTAACAAATTATAAGTGAAATTAGAAAATGATGGTGTTAGCTTTATATGAAACTTTTAAACCATCAATTTCCATTTGTAAGTATTGGATATATAGTTATATTATACCAAACATACATTCTAGCTGTCTATTCATATATTCGTAAAATTGATATTTTACGCATAATTGAATTTTTAAAGATTTCGACTCCCCTTGTTCTTAAACAACTTAGTAGAAACATGTACAATTCAATAGTGACATGGGACAACTAGTAGTGACCTAGACAACTCAAACCTGATTTAAAAAACCTGATGAGTATCAAGTTTTTTAAATCAAGTTTGTACATTAGCTGAATCTGATTTAAGAACGTAGCGGCGGTTTAGGACACTAAAAGAAAGTCCTAGAATGCGGCTTCTTCCGTACTTAATTACGTTTCCCGATAGTTAAGCAGGGAAATGAAGAAACTTGGCACACTCCTTGCTTTTGTCCCAATAGAATGACTCACTTTGACATGAAATTATCTTTGGGAACATACTTGAAATCAATAATCTTTACATGGGCTTTTATTTTTTCATAATCAAGGACTACAATATTGTATCCTTTATTAAATCGAACACTGGGGTAACGTATAGCTTCGAAACCTACAGACTTTGCTACATCAGCGACAAACCGAGTGAATACATAATGTGGTTTATACCACCCCTCGCCTTCATCTGGTGAACTCAGCAATGATGAATACTGAATTGCCTGAACGATGTTATTGTCTTGTAAATCCTTATCCATTAAGTCCAATATCTTCATTTTCTCCGGGACGTCGACTTTTGCGAGCATAATCCCCTCTTCGGGTGACCTCGTTTCATAGTAACATGTTAATTCATCTTCAGCTAAATAGAGTACCTGCCTACCTGCATGGTTGTATCTACCTTCCTTTATAATCTTCTTTTCTGGAGCTAAGAAGTCTTCATTGACATAAGAATAATTTCTTTTGTACATTCTTGCTCTAAAAAGAGGTTTGGGCAGATTCGAAGGTGTCATTGTTTTTGAAAAAGCTTCGATTTCATTATAGACTTGCTGAGCGAATGGATGACTTAACAATAAAAATGGGGTTCTCTCTGCAATGGAAGCAATTTCATTTACATTATTTTCAAAATTATCTGGGACATCAAAGCTCATATCATACGGCCAAATATGACCAGAAATAAATTCATTACAGTTTGGACATTTCATATGCTTAGATAATTTGGTAAACTCCTCTTTTGTGAATAACTCTCTTACACGACCGCCTTCATAAAATGTGTCAAGAGGTATAGAATTAGTTTGAAAATCCATATCCCTGCTATAAATACCTGGCCACTTTTTTATAAAAGCATCTACACAACTATCGCAATAAAACGTACTGACATTGAACCATGAATCCAAATCGTGATAAAAAAGCTCACTCAACGCGTCGAGCAGGTTTTCTTTAGTTAATCCTTTTTTCCAGTCGCCCAACATGTTATTCCCCCTTTTTGTTGTTTTCTTAGCATGCAAATGTACTCTGACTTCAAGTGACATTGCTTTTAAGCCGTTAACTACCCTTTCTTCGTTAGCACATTATTTAAATTCCAAAAGTTCTACGATGCTAAGAGTCTAAAACTTTATTTTTCGGTCTAGTACTGGCTTGAATCCTCAAAACCTTCTACTTTTTAGTTTCAAACTAGGGTTCGAAAAATATAATTTTTACGAATAGTTAAATATAGGACCTGAGAAAATTATTTCTGGATCATAATCTTTAATATTTTTCCTAGGAGAGCTCTTTATATTTTCTTTTAATATCTCTATGAGTGCATAGTAATTATCTTCAATAGCCATAAATAAATCACCTAAACTCTTAAAATTATGTTGCGTTAATCTTTGTACTAATTCAGAAATAGTAGAGCGGATGTAGAAATGTAGGTGTTCAACTAATAAATCAATGTCTTTTTCAACATGAGCAGCATGAACTAAATTGTTTCTTACTCTATATAGTCTTTGAATATGCATAGAAATAGTATTATAATGACCTGTCATTAACTTATATAATGATTCGCTATTTTCAAGATCATTTTTTAATTCAATACAACGTTGTCTTAGTAAAACATAATTGTCTATTTTATTTATAAGTTGCTGATACTCATTTTCATCCTTTAATATGTTAAATAAGTTTCTAATATCTTTTTCTTCAGGTCTCTCTGTATTAAGAGGTTTATTATTAAATGTAGGTAATACACCTACACGATTGCAATCATATAAAAAGTTTTTAAGTAATCTTTGAACAAACATACTGCACATAACAGACGGTACTATTTTTTTTATGTGCTCAATATTTGACTCATGATGACCAGTTACTAAAATTGATTCCAATGCACTCCATAGGCTTGAAAAAGTTATTTCATTTGATGAGGCATTTACAGAAACAGCATATTGTCTATAAAAATTTTGTAATCTTTTACGGTCATCCTTATTTATTAATTCATTTTTAATTGTTCGAGAGGTTGTTAAAATATCTTCTTCACTTGGTTCGTAATATAAAGTATTACCATTTACTAATGAAAAAGGAACTAATTTATCTTCGTTAGGAAAAATTATAAGCACTGCATTTTGAAAACTGACATTAATACCATAAAAGGAAAGTACTGACTGTTTAAGTGAAAGGTTATGTTTACAATCATTTACAGCGGTATACATATCCTCATGAAATGCTTCAGCTTTTTCTTCAATATAGAAACCTGTTTCCTTAATATGATTTGGACCAATCTTATTAAAAGATTGTAATATTTCCAAACCCGTAATAATACGAATACCTGCTGATTCAATTTTTTTAATAAGTTCATCGTTATCAATACGTACTTCAAAATAACAGTGGTATAAACCTTTATCGGATTTAATTAACTTTGAAAAGTTATCCCATTTAGATTCAAAATTGTTACCATCGTTTGTTAAAAAAATTATCTTTCCTAGTCTATGTAAGCTCCTAGAAGACCAACCTGTATTTATAAGTTGTGTAGCTAAAATTTCTGTAAGGGGCTCAATAACATTAATGTTATTATCCATTATCGATTGATAAAGGTCCCTAATTATGTTATCAAGATACGAGTAAGAAATAATTTCTAATGCGTAATTTACTCTGTACTCTAACTTTAATAATTCGTTCTTTTCTGATATATTGGGCTTTAATCCACTAGAGAGACTTCCTAGAAGGTCTTTATAATGTTTTTTAATAACAACATCCCTTTCAAGAAGTTTTTTTGTTTCTAATATCAAATCCTTTAAATTTGATATAGAAATAATTTCTAGCTTTATGTTATTAATTACATCTTTAATCTCTAACAATATTGAATGGATGTTCCTTAATTTATATTGATACGAGTTAATCGTTTTATAGAAAAGAAGCTCTCTCCATTTTTGGATAAATAAACATTGAGCCTCAGATTCGAACTGATAATTTTTTTTTAAAATAGAATCATTTAATTTTGCTTCCACCGAGGACACCACCAGCTATTGATTTCTTATAGGATATTTGATATTATTTGCTTATAATAATATAAAACGTTAGAAAAAGTCCTGGTGATAGAGCAAATGCCTACCCAGGGCTTTTTCTAAATTATACCAAAATCTTTGTTTGATTACATTATATGTTATTTGTTAAATAAGAATTTAACGCAAACTAGGAGTGCGGTGAAAAGGGATTCTCTTCTCCAATTGGCACAATACCCTCTTAACACCCATAATTTCAATAAGTCAGTGCCTTTTAAGTGCCTTATTCCCATGATTACATATTACAAATAAATTGAGGGCTATTTGCACACAATTTGCAACAAAAATTAAAGCATGGCTTACCCCTTATTAAAAAGAATAAAAGTCACCATGCTTTTTATTTTAATCCATATTTTCAAGGTCAGAATGGTACTCACATAAAGCGAAATCTTCTTCCTCGTCAAAGAATCCTTCCCAGTCAGGATCAAATATTGTTTCACAAACCACACATTGGGCTATTCGATGTTTGTGACCACAAAATACACATTCACCATACGGACCTAATTCTTCATCCAAAGAAATCCCTTCTCTATTACATTCATGACACGACCATTCAGCAACAACTGGCGTTCCTCCATCTTTGATTGATCGAAAATTCATCCATGCTATTTCTGATTCTATAGCCGCATATATACGTTCCTGAAGAACTTCTCCGTAATCCAAACCGATTATCTTTTGATGATAAAATTTAAATTCATAATCATCTAGTAAATCTGCAATATCCTCATCTAATTCGTTATCCAAAAATCTTGCTATGTAATGCAAAAGAAAGACAATATTTTTTTCACTGTCTTCTCCAAATGAAAAGGAAGAGTGGGTTGCAGAGTTTCTTAGAATTTTTAAGATTTCATACGCTTTAAGTTCATCGTCTGAAATCTCGTCAACGTCATTTTTAATCAATTTATAGGCCTTGTCGGCACGAATAGTTTGTCGATAACCTAAACCAAACCGATCCATTTTGTCCGTTTCGTATATTGAATTATCCCCTTTTGTACGCCTTACTTTCTCAAGTATAAAAAGATCAATAGCATTAACTAAATTCATAATTGCTTGTTTAATATCAGAAATCGATTCTTGCTCTTCGTACTCTATATAATGGGCTAACCCATGTTTTAAAGAATCAATTGCATTATTATAAAGATCGAGCTCTTCAACTGTAGACATTATTCCACTTCCTTTTATTCCGATATAAAAAGAGCTAAAAAGATGTCCACCCTAAAACTCTCCCTAACAAAATCAATATTATGTAATGAATTAAAATAAATTTATACTCTTGAATGAAATCCGTTCATTTGATACATATCAGCCGCTCTTTGTCTTGCTCTACTGTGCACCATGAATAAATTACCGCTATTAATACAATCTGTTGCCCTATATATAATTGCTTCTTTACTTTTATGACTTAAAGCAGTGTAAGGAAACTTGTTTTCTATCTCAGTTTCAAATTTCACTTTATCCTCTACAGAAATTTGGTCATTCCATATAATAAATAAAAACAGCGCATTCCCTACTCTTAATAAGTAAGACACTTCATTAGAAAGATTATACATTTTTAACGGCGGTTGAAGAAAAGCGCTGGTAATTAATCTAGGATTCATAATAACTTCAAATGGTTTATCAGGAAACATTCCTGCTAATGGTACAAGATCTACAAAAAATCCTAAAAATAATGAGAACTCAGATGTGAATTCCGACTTCAAACCAACCATATACTTTGAATTTTTCTCAAACCATGGATGAGCTGACTTCTTATATTGACGAGTTGAATTATAAATAATTTTCATAACCCATTTTGCAAGAGAAAAATAATCATAACTTACGTGAAGTTCTTGATTAGGATTCAAATCAGATAAAAAATATTCCTTAATAAAACCTGATCCTACTGTATCTAATTTGCTAAGACGATCATTATTACAGGTCACACATACATCTCTGACAACATGATTATCTGTACTTAATGGAATAACTTTTTCTTCCCCAAAATAAACATATTCCGCCTCTGGAAACAATGTAATTAATGATTCAGGAAATACATGTTCCCTTGATAGTTGTTTTTGCTCTTGACAATACGCACAAACACGCATGATAAATACATCCCCCGACACAATAATTAGACCGTTATATCAGCTAAACAATTAAATATGTACAGCTATTACTTATTAAAAAGATGTCCATAAATACCGACAACCCTAGAAGCCATAAAAATAATCTTGTATAAATATCCATTCAAAAAAAGAAGACAGGCTAACGCCCATAATTTTTTGATTTTTAAACCTCCCCGATACTCATACGTATTTTTGCTCCTTTATATTCCCAATGACTCATATTTTTTCCTCATATGAAATTATAACAATTAAATCAGTAAGCTTCTTGCAAAAATTGATCTGCTATCTAAATTAAACTCTCTAATTTTCAACTGGAAGAAAAACAATTAGGTAGTATCTTTATCGAGAAAATAAATAAGAAACAGACTATCGTGGAGGATGCCCTGCAATCTGTTTCCATAGAAGTAGATACCCGTTCTCTTTCCTTCTATGATGAGTTCTCGAAAGGAGAATTATCGTGAAAGAACAGATAAACAAACTTAAGGAAAAACGACTTAAAAAATAAACCAGAAGGAATTCTAACGAACCTTCTGGGGGAATTTTAAACCGGCGATTTTGAAGAAATTATTATCAATCTTGACACTCCCTTTTTTCAAACAATTTTCTTTTGGTAATTGTTTTACATCTATAAACAAACCATATTTCCTTTAGTTTTAGTCTCTAATTACTACTGTCAAAAAGCTAATGACACCTATGAGAAAAATTCCAATAAACCAAACGTTTCTTAGTTTTTGAAGCCAATCCGTATTATTCAAAATATCACCTTTAAGCTGTTGCAATATCTTTTATAACAACATAATTCGAATGATTTACAACAGTTCTATTGTTTTCATAACCCAATTCTTTGGCAGTATCTTTTGATATTTCGATTATCACACTATTATCTCTTACCATTTCAACAATACCTAAAATTAATTAATTATTCTATTAATACGACCGTTGAATTTCTCTTTCCAGTAACCCTTAGACATGTCTTCTATAGCCACACCCGTTGAACTTTGAGCTCCGATAAATTTACCTTCTCCTAAATATATCCCTACATGCCCATCTTTCTTATACGTATCAAAGAAAACAAGATCTCCCGGCTGTATCTCCCTTTCATTTACAGGAGTCCCTAGATTTTTTAAAGTATCCGTACTAACAGAGGTTAATTCCCCTAAGCTTATTCCTACTTGTGCAAATACCCAATGGACAAAACTAGAGCAGTCAAACCTTCCTTGCTTAATATCGTTTTGATTTCTACCGCCACCAAAAACATATACAGAGTTATTTATCCATCGATTTCCTATGGTAGTAACAGTATTCTCAATTCCTGCAACTAGATGAATTTCTCCATTAGCTCTTACGATTGTGTTTTTTTTGTACATCTCTGCATGAGCAATCACTTTATTTACATACCAATCCGCATGATTATAATGCCAAATAGCTTTTCTTATGTCATTAGAAAAACCATTATTAGAAAGGTACTTTGCTGCAGCAGCTACACTATCTGCAATGCTCCATGGGCTTGCAATACCGTCATTATCGGCATCCACCCCATACCCACCGCCATTTTTGATTATATCTAAGTTTGTAATATCTAAATCTGCAGAAACCAATCCACCAGTCGTTTCATATCTACTTCCTACCCATGTACTCGGCATAAACTGCATATGTCCTACGGCTCCGACAGAAGAAACCATCGTAGGGTTTGTAGAAAATGAAGTTTCAATTCCATGGATTGCTGCTAAATAATACCAAGGGACTCCATATTTCTGTTCAGCATAGAGGTAATACTTCATAAATTGTTGAGGAACTTGTCCTGGAATAATATCTATATCACCAAAATAGCTTGAAGAATAGTGCTGTAAATCTAATGATTTTCCTTCCATTCTTGCCTTTTCTAGCTCAATAGCTTTTTCAATTGCAGATTTTTGCTTAATTAGAGTTTTACTTTCTTGTAATAAATGTTCTTTTTTATTCTTATTACTTTCCTCTTTACGATCTAATTCTTCTACAAGAATTGTTTTTTCATTTATTTGTTCCTTCAAAAGCTCAGATATTCCAATTAGCTCAATTTTTAATGAATTGATATGGTTTATTTTTTCTTGAAGCTTACCTTCCTTAATAAGTAATCTACTTAACTTATCGGCATTTACAAGAAACTGTTTTTTCATTTCAGAAACGGAAAGACTATGTGAAGATTCAAAGGGAACTCTTGAATAAGGAGACCCGTTCAATGTTTCAGAGAGAGTAAGTTTATTTAAGACCACTTGTTCTTTGAATTTATCTATTTCTATTTGTAAATTTTGGATCTCTTTTTCTAAAGTTATGATCTGTTCCTCTGTCTCTTTTAGTTTTTTTTCATTATCAAAAATAGCCTTTTGTACTTTATTTATTTGTCCTTTTAGAATCGTTTTTTCATTTTGTAGAAGATTGATTTCATTATCCATTTTACTAATTTGCAATTCAATTCTTTCTAACTGATCACCTATACGATCATTTGCTTCATTTGATTCCGCTTTTACATTTGGTATTCCTACTAAGCTACTGATACCAACCGCGAAGGCAAACGACATCTTTGCTAACTTATTCATAATCTCCTCCTTTTCCTAGAAAGCAAAAAACCCCAAGTAAACGTAGGATCACTACGTTTACTTGGGGCTGTCCCATTAGTTAAATTAAGTTAGTGCTATTTTAACATATAGGATATGAAGATACAATATT
The Bacillus methanolicus DNA segment above includes these coding regions:
- the xerS gene encoding tyrosine recombinase XerS, which encodes MAESRQHKIHEKKLMEMVKDMPHYVAEYVDDKLDSRSPSTLLNYVHDFKIFFEWLIDQKIANCQEIKDIPYSVLENLKLEQAKKFVKYLQRREIKVTKDETKKPEKVSVNRKISALRSLFKYLTTQTENENGEPYFYRNVMLKIEVNKVKETLGARASKISTQIFQNNEDTYFLYWVQNEYENELPKNSRKRIYFKRDRERDVAILSLFLGSGIRVNELANLRLKDLDFEKNRITVIRKGGKKDTISVIPESMLDVKKYLEVRPQRYNASNEDNEYVFVTKTNNVPTPLSNRSIETIVKKYTKAYKTNKAMSPHKLRHTYATNLMEETGDIHLLMRQLGHSSTTTAALYSNPEEQKAAEAAEQLGKRRKQAIAEYKR
- a CDS encoding RES family NAD+ phosphorylase, with the protein product MEMYCSNCNEYRDVFDLLEQWEIYTIPETVRGYEYDSLEYCDNCGIKINLGTYVIKDIDAFTTSIGKLIATELCESEIGECQWCNDDIIIFTQKHGDPFDLKTVYELVEGYDIPEDIKSEVYSNIYCSNCHTPLESDQPYVTTDEVDAWYQDTIELVVTTFEITESKGEEFINYLLQNPMLGLNHPVGKKIFNKIKEKKLPGITTLKSGERYLRGRKRNNIERIAPFISDELWNPPQGFPVQGRYNPPGISSLYLASNMNVVIKEVPLGDNESIDIAEFLLLEDLKVWDVRDLDIEIFSSIPSFNKGLLLRYEYIFPNFIAQCVMANKFNGIVYNSTRSDGFNLCLINFRKNKDLVIEKVHTFNDVKPLLESINKLENSDFDTVETLPF
- a CDS encoding RES family NAD+ phosphorylase; translation: MLGDWKKGLTKENLLDALSELFYHDLDSWFNVSTFYCDSCVDAFIKKWPGIYSRDMDFQTNSIPLDTFYEGGRVRELFTKEEFTKLSKHMKCPNCNEFISGHIWPYDMSFDVPDNFENNVNEIASIAERTPFLLLSHPFAQQVYNEIEAFSKTMTPSNLPKPLFRARMYKRNYSYVNEDFLAPEKKIIKEGRYNHAGRQVLYLAEDELTCYYETRSPEEGIMLAKVDVPEKMKILDLMDKDLQDNNIVQAIQYSSLLSSPDEGEGWYKPHYVFTRFVADVAKSVGFEAIRYPSVRFNKGYNIVVLDYEKIKAHVKIIDFKYVPKDNFMSK
- a CDS encoding DUF2187 family protein, which codes for MLGIVEMVRDNSVIIEISKDTAKELGYENNRTVVNHSNYVVIKDIATA
- a CDS encoding NlpC/P60 family protein — translated: MNKLAKMSFAFAVGISSLVGIPNVKAESNEANDRIGDQLERIELQISKMDNEINLLQNEKTILKGQINKVQKAIFDNEKKLKETEEQIITLEKEIQNLQIEIDKFKEQVVLNKLTLSETLNGSPYSRVPFESSHSLSVSEMKKQFLVNADKLSRLLIKEGKLQEKINHINSLKIELIGISELLKEQINEKTILVEELDRKEESNKNKKEHLLQESKTLIKQKSAIEKAIELEKARMEGKSLDLQHYSSSYFGDIDIIPGQVPQQFMKYYLYAEQKYGVPWYYLAAIHGIETSFSTNPTMVSSVGAVGHMQFMPSTWVGSRYETTGGLVSADLDITNLDIIKNGGGYGVDADNDGIASPWSIADSVAAAAKYLSNNGFSNDIRKAIWHYNHADWYVNKVIAHAEMYKKNTIVRANGEIHLVAGIENTVTTIGNRWINNSVYVFGGGRNQNDIKQGRFDCSSFVHWVFAQVGISLGELTSVSTDTLKNLGTPVNEREIQPGDLVFFDTYKKDGHVGIYLGEGKFIGAQSSTGVAIEDMSKGYWKEKFNGRINRIIN